The nucleotide sequence ACCAAATCGCAGATGATTATAACATTGTCGGATTATCTTATGGAACCTTGAAAATTGTATTTCTTTACTCAACGAAGACAAATTCTTGGAGTGAGTTTGATCCCCCTAAAGCTGATCCGCATTTTATGGTTCAGTCAAAAGCCTGTTTTGTCGATGGAGTAATGCACTGGTTGGTGAACAACTATTCGCTTAACACAAACGATTCTTATATACTCACATTTGATTTAAGTAGTCGTGTTTTTGGCACCATTTCTTTGCCAAATATCACTCTGGGAATTATCCACTTACTAATGTGTAGAGGTTATCTGACCGTGTTATCTAAGAATGATGAAGATAGCTCGATATGGTTAAGGAAATTAGACCATAATAATGTTGCATCTTGgtctggaccattcaagattatttgtTCTTATGAAAAAGGAGGGACTAGAGTTTCAATTAATGATCTGCAGATCGAGGTTCCTAAAGCTTATAATCCTTTCACAGAGGCATCCCGCACATTTGTGACTTCTCCAAATTCGTGTGTTAAATGTGAGATTGATGGCTATATGGAGACCCTTGCATTGTTAGGCAACGATAATTGTTCGACAAACAAATAGACTAATCGTGGTGAGTCACGGCGCATGGGATAAGGCGTTCAAGGTTAGGCGTTTGTGACAACAAATTTATATAGTTTGTTCGTAAAAATATTTTCCGATGTTAGTGTTTTATGGAGTAGTTGTTTGAAAAAACATTTATGATTTTTGGCTGTACATTATTTTCATGTCCCATTACTTACTGCGTTTACATTACTTGTTTACTACAAGGCTGCAACCATGCTTTTTGTTATTCTCATCATATAGGAGTTGATATTCCCCCCATCAATTTTACTCCTTCCACCACATTTTCAAACTATTTCCCAAACTACCCTTATCTAATTTTTTTATACTTGCTAATTTCAAAGTGCCTCATGACTAAACATTAAATAGTAATATCCTCTGTATTCAAGGATAGTATTGAACTATCAAATTAATATGCAGATAAGCTAACTCCATGAAAGGATAATATCAATCTATTTAATTAACAAATACACAATGGAATAACCTGATGCAAGTTTCAAAACATAATGTAGCAAATTTGGTTTACAACCACAACTACAG is from Rutidosis leptorrhynchoides isolate AG116_Rl617_1_P2 chromosome 10, CSIRO_AGI_Rlap_v1, whole genome shotgun sequence and encodes:
- the LOC139871414 gene encoding F-box/kelch-repeat protein At2g43270-like; the protein is MVEIELCEDLLDDIIVRLPPKYILQFRCVSKSWCSSINSSNFIRNQAIHSVARARRAVNIACKVHIEYDVYKMLHRSKLEGPLLELDSLKFLGGCNAFNSCYGIICLYNYQTSIPSFTLWNPSIRRKLNVPNVPCDPCRQYSMVFGFGYDQIADDYNIVGLSYGTLKIVFLYSTKTNSWSEFDPPKADPHFMVQSKACFVDGVMHWLVNNYSLNTNDSYILTFDLSSRVFGTISLPNITLGIIHLLMCRGYLTVLSKNDEDSSIWLRKLDHNNVASWSGPFKIICSYEKGGTRVSINDLQIEVPKAYNPFTEASRTFVTSPNSCVKCEIDGYMETLALLGNDNCSTNK